Proteins from a genomic interval of Stenotrophomonas sp. 24(2023):
- the aat gene encoding leucyl/phenylalanyl-tRNA--protein transferase, giving the protein MTRSLPWRLADGPDAPFPPAETALRQPDGLLAVGGDLHPLRLLNAYAGGIFPWFSEGEPILWWSPDPRMVFRTDGVHLSSRFRRQLRQCRWQVSADTAFAQVMLACAAAPRPGQDGTWISPAMVQAYVRLHELGFAHSIEVWDDGTLVGGIYGVAIGTMFFGESMFSGASGGSKVALAALARTLHGWGWPLIDAQVENPHLLRMGAEHLPREAFLDHVRRAVREDGRTGSWQGLAGGWPAADLAGG; this is encoded by the coding sequence ATGACCCGCTCGCTGCCCTGGCGCCTGGCCGACGGCCCGGATGCGCCATTCCCACCTGCCGAGACCGCGCTGCGGCAGCCCGACGGATTACTGGCGGTCGGTGGCGACCTGCACCCGCTGCGCCTGCTCAACGCCTATGCCGGCGGCATCTTTCCGTGGTTCAGCGAGGGCGAGCCGATCCTGTGGTGGTCGCCGGACCCGCGCATGGTGTTCCGCACCGATGGCGTGCACCTGTCCAGCCGCTTCCGCCGCCAGCTGCGCCAGTGCCGCTGGCAGGTCAGCGCCGACACCGCGTTCGCCCAGGTGATGCTGGCCTGCGCCGCCGCGCCCCGCCCCGGCCAGGACGGCACCTGGATCAGCCCGGCGATGGTCCAGGCCTACGTGCGGCTGCATGAGCTCGGGTTCGCGCATTCCATCGAAGTCTGGGACGACGGCACCCTGGTCGGCGGCATCTACGGCGTGGCCATCGGCACGATGTTCTTCGGTGAAAGCATGTTCAGCGGCGCCAGCGGGGGGTCCAAGGTCGCCCTGGCCGCCCTGGCCCGCACCCTGCACGGCTGGGGCTGGCCGCTGATCGATGCCCAGGTGGAGAACCCGCACCTGCTGCGCATGGGCGCCGAGCACCTGCCGCGCGAGGCATTCCTGGACCACGTCCGCCGTGCCGTGCGTGAAGACGGCCGGACCGGCAGCTGGCAAGGGCTTGCAGGGGGCTGGCCGGCCGCCGATCTGGCCGGGGGTTAA